One part of the Streptomyces lienomycini genome encodes these proteins:
- a CDS encoding L-rhamnose mutarotase encodes MQRVCFLLKVRQDRIAEYRERHAAVWPEMCEALSATGWHNYSLFLRDDGLLVGYLETEDFAAAQAGMEATEVNGRWQAEMGPLFESLDGARPDEAMKPLTEVFHLA; translated from the coding sequence ATGCAGCGCGTCTGTTTCCTGCTCAAGGTCCGCCAGGACCGCATCGCGGAGTACCGCGAACGCCATGCCGCCGTGTGGCCGGAGATGTGCGAGGCGCTCTCCGCCACCGGCTGGCACAACTACTCGCTCTTCCTGCGCGACGACGGCCTGCTCGTCGGCTACCTGGAGACCGAGGACTTCGCCGCCGCCCAGGCCGGCATGGAGGCCACCGAGGTCAACGGCCGCTGGCAGGCGGAGATGGGCCCCCTGTTCGAGTCCCTCGACGGGGCCCGCCCCGACGAGGCGATGAAGCCCCTCACCGAGGTGTTCCACCTCGCCTGA
- the rhaS gene encoding rhamnose ABC transporter substrate-binding protein — translation MRKSSIRRTCAALAAVTSLALAATACGGTTKEDVKDEGGKAATAGKADPNAETKKGLTVGFLPKQVNNPYFTVADKGGEKALKELGSSYKEVGTSSGTDTAGQVSYVNTLTQQQVDAIAVSAQDPGALCTALKQAMKNDIKVVTYDSDANPDCRNAFISQASADDIGRTQVQQMAEQIGNKGEIAILSAAQTATNQNAWIEIMKDELKDPKYKDIKLVKVAYGDDDAQKSFQQTQGLLQEHPNLKGIISPTTVGIKAAAQYLSGSKYKGKVKLTGLGTPNDMRNYVKNGTVEAFELWDPAKLGELAARTAVALSSGQITGKEGETFKAGALGEYTIGKDGVINLGKPTVFNAGNIDQFDF, via the coding sequence ATGCGCAAGTCGTCCATCCGCCGCACCTGCGCGGCGCTCGCCGCCGTCACCTCCCTCGCCCTGGCCGCCACCGCCTGCGGCGGCACCACGAAGGAGGACGTCAAGGACGAGGGCGGCAAGGCCGCCACGGCGGGCAAGGCCGACCCGAACGCCGAGACGAAGAAGGGGCTGACCGTCGGCTTCCTGCCCAAGCAGGTCAACAACCCCTACTTCACCGTCGCCGACAAGGGCGGCGAGAAGGCCCTCAAGGAGCTGGGTTCCAGCTACAAGGAGGTCGGCACCTCCAGCGGCACCGACACCGCCGGCCAGGTCTCCTACGTCAACACACTCACCCAGCAGCAGGTCGACGCCATCGCCGTCTCCGCGCAGGACCCGGGCGCGCTGTGCACCGCGCTCAAGCAGGCCATGAAGAACGACATCAAGGTCGTCACCTACGACTCGGACGCCAACCCCGACTGCCGCAACGCCTTCATCTCCCAGGCGTCCGCCGACGACATCGGCCGCACCCAGGTGCAGCAGATGGCCGAGCAGATCGGCAACAAGGGCGAGATCGCGATCCTGTCCGCCGCGCAGACCGCGACGAACCAGAACGCCTGGATCGAGATCATGAAGGACGAGCTGAAGGATCCGAAGTACAAGGACATCAAGCTGGTCAAGGTCGCCTACGGCGACGACGACGCCCAGAAGTCCTTCCAGCAGACCCAGGGCCTCCTCCAGGAACACCCGAACCTGAAGGGGATCATCTCCCCGACCACCGTCGGCATCAAGGCCGCCGCCCAGTACCTGTCCGGCTCCAAGTACAAGGGCAAGGTCAAGCTGACCGGCCTCGGCACGCCCAACGACATGCGCAACTACGTCAAGAACGGCACCGTCGAGGCGTTCGAGCTGTGGGACCCGGCCAAGCTCGGCGAACTGGCCGCCCGCACCGCCGTCGCCCTGTCCTCCGGCCAGATCACCGGCAAGGAGGGCGAGACCTTCAAGGCCGGCGCGCTGGGCGAGTACACCATCGGCAAGGACGGCGTGATCAACCTCGGCAAGCCGACCGTCTTCAACGCCGGCAACATCGACCAGTTCGACTTCTAG
- a CDS encoding LacI family DNA-binding transcriptional regulator yields the protein MAHSVGIKDVARAAGVSVGTVSNVINRPDTVATETRARVLSAIERLGYVRSESARQLRAGRSRIMGLLVLDMGNPFFVDLARGAERAARQAGLGVMVCNSAQNPGEEAEYLSLFAEQRVRGVLLTPADATGRNIEGFRRHHIPFVLVDRVAEGTTECSVSVDDVAGGALAVRHLVDAGHRSLAYVSGPPGLNQVRDRRTGALAALAEAGLGPEALRELPTERLDVAAGRDAGARLLGLADRPTAVFCANDLLALGVLQAMYAAGVGVPDDLAIVGYDDIEFAAAAAVPLTSVRQPAVTMGAMAAELLLEETELEGTDRTHPHRRVVLQPELVVRRSSLAAR from the coding sequence ATGGCCCATTCCGTGGGTATCAAGGATGTCGCCCGCGCCGCCGGAGTTTCCGTGGGCACGGTCTCCAACGTCATCAACCGCCCCGACACCGTCGCCACCGAGACACGCGCGCGCGTGCTGTCCGCGATCGAGCGGCTGGGCTACGTCCGCAGCGAGTCCGCGCGCCAGCTGCGCGCGGGCCGCAGCCGGATCATGGGGCTGCTCGTCCTCGACATGGGCAACCCCTTCTTCGTCGACCTCGCGCGCGGCGCCGAGCGCGCCGCACGCCAGGCCGGACTCGGCGTGATGGTCTGCAACAGCGCCCAGAACCCGGGCGAGGAGGCCGAGTACCTGTCGCTCTTCGCCGAGCAGCGGGTGCGCGGCGTCCTGCTCACCCCCGCCGACGCCACCGGCCGCAACATCGAGGGCTTCCGGCGCCACCACATCCCCTTCGTGCTGGTCGACCGGGTCGCCGAGGGGACCACCGAGTGCTCGGTCTCCGTCGACGACGTCGCGGGCGGCGCGCTGGCCGTGCGCCACCTCGTGGACGCCGGGCACCGCTCCCTCGCCTACGTCAGCGGACCGCCCGGCCTCAACCAGGTCCGCGACCGGCGCACCGGTGCCCTCGCCGCGCTCGCCGAGGCCGGACTCGGCCCCGAAGCGCTGCGTGAACTGCCCACCGAACGGCTCGACGTCGCCGCCGGCCGGGACGCCGGCGCCCGCCTCCTCGGCCTCGCCGACCGGCCGACCGCCGTCTTCTGCGCCAACGACCTGCTCGCCCTCGGCGTCCTCCAGGCCATGTACGCCGCCGGGGTCGGCGTCCCCGACGACCTCGCGATCGTCGGCTACGACGACATCGAGTTCGCCGCCGCCGCGGCCGTCCCGCTCACCTCCGTGCGCCAGCCCGCCGTCACCATGGGCGCCATGGCCGCCGAGCTGCTCCTGGAGGAGACCGAACTCGAGGGCACCGACCGCACCCACCCGCACCGTCGGGTCGTGCTCCAGCCGGAACTGGTGGTGCGGCGCTCCAGCCTCGCCGCACGCTGA